The Mycobacterium sp. 3519A genome contains a region encoding:
- a CDS encoding alpha/beta fold hydrolase, producing the protein MTAATTVADGIVTRYEEAGSGPPLLMFSPGGFNASMDSWETHGLYRRTRMLAQLRERFTCITFDKREAGRSGGRVERVSWTDYVNQGVGLLDHLGYGRVHIMGACVGCSIATLFATTHRDRVAGMVLYSPAGGPQYRRKQHARFTAHLAYVAEHGLAGVVALAGATEAGFSDDGRVGPWVSVLRSDPDFAARYAQFDAGRYQTIVAGMSRLLFDRDTVPGAEPEDLLASDVPALIVPGEDTSHAPSAARYLQECLPAAQYWDVPVAEQTADTAPARVIDFLSSLAL; encoded by the coding sequence ATGACCGCCGCCACGACCGTCGCCGACGGCATCGTGACCCGCTACGAGGAGGCGGGATCAGGTCCGCCGCTGCTGATGTTCTCACCCGGCGGATTCAACGCCAGCATGGACAGCTGGGAGACCCACGGACTGTACCGCCGCACGCGCATGCTGGCACAGCTGCGCGAGCGGTTCACCTGCATCACCTTCGACAAGCGGGAGGCGGGCCGCTCCGGCGGCCGGGTGGAACGGGTGAGCTGGACCGACTACGTCAACCAGGGCGTCGGGTTGCTCGACCACCTCGGCTACGGCCGGGTCCACATCATGGGTGCGTGTGTGGGTTGTTCCATCGCAACGCTTTTCGCGACGACGCACCGCGATCGGGTGGCGGGCATGGTGTTGTACTCGCCCGCGGGCGGCCCGCAGTACCGCCGCAAACAGCACGCCCGGTTCACGGCCCATCTTGCCTACGTCGCCGAGCACGGGCTTGCCGGCGTGGTCGCGTTGGCGGGTGCGACGGAGGCGGGGTTCTCCGACGACGGGCGGGTCGGGCCGTGGGTGTCGGTGCTGCGTAGCGACCCGGACTTCGCCGCCCGCTACGCGCAGTTCGACGCGGGCCGATACCAGACGATCGTCGCGGGCATGAGCAGGCTGCTGTTCGACCGCGACACCGTGCCGGGTGCTGAGCCGGAAGACCTTCTGGCGTCAGACGTTCCGGCGCTGATCGTGCCGGGGGAGGACACCTCGCACGCGCCGTCTGCGGCGCGTTACCTGCAGGAGTGCCTGCCCGCCGCGCAGTACTGGGACGTGCCGGTAGCCGAGCAGACCGCCGACACCGCGCCTGCGCGCGTCATCGACTTCCTTTCCTCACTTGCTCTTTGA
- a CDS encoding FadR/GntR family transcriptional regulator has protein sequence MTTEGSAARATTDGLFSRVNPGRASEMIVDQIRLLIRDGSLKPGDRLPAERELGEKFGVSRVTVREALRGLEANGMVTIKVGARGGAFVTAPTSARLSEGIIDLLALSELTDKEVTEARQILELGIIPLVCERATEEDIADLIEICDRGDEAAAKGSYPMSLSAEFHTRVARASHNAAIVMLAESFHGPTLRSLQHVKDDHPEMGIRGNREHRQFVAAIKKRDVEKATAVMRTHIGRTARHVSKSK, from the coding sequence ATGACGACAGAGGGAAGCGCGGCCAGGGCGACAACAGATGGCCTCTTCAGCCGGGTGAACCCGGGGCGGGCCTCCGAGATGATCGTCGACCAGATCCGTCTGTTGATTCGCGACGGTTCGCTCAAACCCGGCGACCGGTTGCCCGCCGAGCGTGAACTCGGCGAGAAGTTCGGCGTCAGCCGGGTGACGGTGCGCGAGGCCTTGCGCGGACTCGAGGCCAACGGCATGGTCACCATCAAGGTCGGCGCCCGCGGCGGCGCATTCGTCACCGCCCCCACCAGCGCCCGCCTCAGCGAGGGCATCATCGACCTGCTTGCGCTCTCCGAACTGACCGACAAGGAAGTCACCGAGGCGCGGCAGATCCTCGAACTCGGCATCATCCCGCTGGTGTGCGAGCGGGCCACCGAGGAAGACATCGCGGATCTGATCGAGATCTGTGACCGCGGCGACGAAGCGGCGGCGAAGGGGTCCTATCCGATGTCGCTGTCGGCGGAGTTCCACACCCGCGTCGCCCGCGCCAGTCACAACGCGGCGATCGTCATGCTGGCCGAATCGTTCCACGGCCCGACACTGCGGTCGCTGCAGCACGTCAAGGACGACCACCCCGAAATGGGTATCCGCGGCAACCGCGAACACCGTCAGTTCGTCGCTGCGATCAAGAAACGCGATGTCGAGAAGGCCACCGCCGTGATGCGCACCCACATCGGCCGCACCGCGCGGCATGTCTCAAAGAGCAAGTGA
- a CDS encoding Fic family protein, giving the protein MITRDGLPTPLRHAIDQTLAAERLEGWRPTDAHIDALTRLACDEVSFDDYLAAYRDRHPKAARPARDYRQIFRRNRRYLIPGTTVLRNNFEVDSQTALAELEFVATAGRMIAWHRMLADGGIGIDGVNVRVIHQHLFSDVYPWAGNYRVTELRHGDSLFAWQSHLARLMALLDETTRALAANGAGLEPAGLAYRLARLYADYNHIHPFREGNGRAGTLLLHTIAALCGRTLDLTAITRDAWYAASRDSMPLRRDGRANHRPFLPLCTGAVR; this is encoded by the coding sequence ATGATTACCCGTGACGGACTGCCGACCCCGCTGCGGCACGCCATCGACCAGACGTTGGCCGCCGAACGCCTGGAAGGCTGGCGGCCGACCGACGCGCATATCGACGCGCTGACGCGGTTGGCATGCGACGAGGTGTCCTTCGACGACTACCTCGCGGCCTACCGGGACCGGCACCCGAAGGCGGCGCGGCCGGCGCGGGACTACCGGCAGATCTTCCGGCGCAACCGGAGGTACTTGATTCCGGGAACCACGGTGCTGCGCAACAATTTCGAAGTCGACTCGCAGACCGCGCTGGCCGAACTCGAATTCGTCGCCACCGCGGGCCGGATGATCGCCTGGCATCGGATGCTCGCCGACGGCGGCATCGGCATCGACGGTGTGAATGTCCGGGTCATTCACCAACACCTGTTCTCCGACGTCTACCCGTGGGCAGGCAACTACCGGGTGACCGAATTGCGGCACGGCGATTCGCTTTTCGCGTGGCAGTCGCACCTCGCGCGGCTGATGGCACTACTGGACGAAACCACCCGCGCGCTGGCGGCCAACGGCGCCGGACTCGAACCCGCCGGGCTGGCGTACCGGCTGGCCCGGCTCTACGCCGACTACAACCACATCCACCCGTTCCGCGAGGGCAACGGCAGGGCGGGCACGCTGCTGCTGCACACCATCGCGGCGCTGTGTGGCCGCACGCTCGATCTGACCGCGATCACCCGCGACGCCTGGTACGCGGCGTCGCGGGACAGCATGCCGCTTCGTCGTGACGGCAGGGCCAACCACCGTCCGTTCCTGCCGTTGTGCACCGGGGCGGTGCGCTAG
- a CDS encoding PAS and ANTAR domain-containing protein, whose product MIPMGERVGSFRYLRAGDRWEWSDAVAQIHGYRAGQVQPSTPLVMSHKHPEDAEHVRRLIEAMTREGRPFSSRHRIVDTRGRIHPVAVIGERLIDDMGNVIGSQGLYVDLSDVDDAGMVEDAIADFTEHRAIIEQAKGALMLTYGISADRAFDILVWRSQETNTRLRTLATQLLHDLTSELQVPAGIRERADHLLLTAHKRVRPPLSRRGSRSDAC is encoded by the coding sequence ATGATCCCGATGGGAGAACGAGTCGGTTCGTTTCGGTATCTGCGCGCCGGGGATCGCTGGGAGTGGTCGGACGCCGTCGCGCAGATCCACGGGTACCGGGCCGGACAGGTGCAACCGTCTACCCCGTTGGTGATGTCGCACAAGCATCCGGAGGATGCCGAACATGTGCGGCGGCTCATCGAGGCGATGACGCGCGAGGGCCGGCCGTTCTCCAGTCGGCACCGGATCGTCGACACGCGCGGCCGCATCCATCCGGTGGCGGTGATCGGCGAACGGCTGATCGACGACATGGGCAACGTGATCGGCAGCCAGGGCCTGTATGTGGATCTCAGCGATGTCGACGATGCCGGCATGGTCGAGGACGCGATAGCGGATTTCACCGAGCACCGGGCGATCATCGAACAGGCCAAGGGCGCGTTGATGCTGACGTACGGCATCTCGGCGGACCGTGCGTTCGACATTCTGGTGTGGCGCTCACAGGAGACCAACACCAGACTCCGCACGCTGGCGACCCAACTCCTTCACGATCTGACCTCCGAATTGCAGGTACCTGCAGGCATCCGCGAGCGGGCAGATCACCTGCTGCTGACCGCGCACAAGCGGGTGCGGCCACCGCTGTCACGGCGTGGATCGCGCAGCGACGCCTGCTAG